ttaataCCATTTAACacgtaaaaatattttaatgcttaacgactatatttatttattttaaaatatgaatatcaaaatatattaaaatttaaaacagacaaaaaaatatattaaaatttaaaatatgactATTGCATGTGTACATGATTAATGTTGGTAAGTATAGTGGTAATCTACGTAGATGCTCTGTTCTAAGCAAAGTGGCAAAGTCAGAGCACCTTACTTGATTAGTTGCTTTTAAGCAAGTAGAAACAAATGCAGCCGCTCCTCCCACCGCCATTCCAAGCGCGTGCATTTCCACTCTTCCATTCTTTAATTCGATCAACGTTTTCGTGTTATTGTTTTGGACCCACTTTGCGCGTGGCGCACACTCTCCTTTCTAGAAGGGTGAGCAGCAGATACACCTAACGCAGCCACAGGCAAAGACAAGAGATTTAGAGTTTTGACCAGCTTCATATGATGATCATCGTTGTTCATGCATCTCCCTTAACCCCAATTTCACAAAATCGCCTCTTTTTGTCTCGATCATCTCAACCCCACAAACAAATCCAGTCAGATAATCatatatagaaacaaaaaagcATCAAGCTCCGTGTAGCATAGCATAGCATAGCATAgttgtttttgtgttgtgttgtgttgtgtgtgttgTTTATTGTAATCAACACAACACTGCACAATCATCATAGGATGAAGATGTTGTTGCTACCCTTGATGTTTGCAGTGTTTTCTTGCATGAGTTTGAGTTCGGCAGCGCCTTCTCCATCCCCGACATCGACATGCCCCATGGACTTGAATTATGTGCTGAGAATCCCATGGAACAATTCTGTTTGCCACAACTTCCAAGAGAATTTGGCAGCAAGAAATGGAACAGATGCAAACACTTGTTGCATATCACTGTTGTCCCTCTTTGGCGTAGGACTTGCACAGCATCTCAAAGAGACTTCTCAGTTCCAACTCCCCAACCTTGCCACCTCAGTTTCGTGCATGCAAGACTTCCAATCGAAgatctcttctctctctctccccgACAACCTTGTAGACTCCTGCTTTGACCCTCATCAGTTTGTGATCTCTCCCAACATCTGTGCTGGGATTCAAACAATCTCTGATTGGACCAAAAAGCTTGGTCAGTCCACCGCACTCAACACTGCTTGCAAACCGGATCTCACCGATCTCCCCCTCTGTGATGTGTGTGTGGGAGCTGGGTTACAGGTCAAGCAGGAGCTTATTTCCATAGATGGTAACACTTCGCACTCCATGGATTGTTTTTACTTTGCAATACTCTATGCTGCTGGGATTGTGAACGAGTTTGGACCTGAAAGCAATGGTGCCGTGACTTGTATTTTTAGCATGCCGGTTTATTCACGGGGAGGTTCTGGGGGAAAGAGTCACCAGGCTCTTGTTTTTGGGTTGACGGGAGCTGGGGTGGCTTTGCTGGTGATGTCTTCTCTGTTGGGGCTTTATGTGTGGTGCGACAGGAAGCACAGGAGGAAAAAGCTTGATACTTTTCAGTTTGATTTTGACCCCGAGGAACAAGGGTCTAGGCGTAGATTGAGACCTAATACGGGGTCCATTTGGTTCAAAATTGGGGAGCTTGAGAAAGCCACTGATAATTTTTCATCTAAGAACTTCATTGGCCGTGGTGGGTTTGGGTTGGTTTACAAGGGAACCTTGCCTGATGGGACTGTGGTGGCGGTTAAAAGGATCTTGGAATCTGATTTTCAAGGAGATGTGGAGTTCTGTAATGAGGTGGAGATTATTAGCAACCTGAAGCATCGCAATCTGGTGCCTCTGAGAGGCTGTTGTGTGGCTGAGGAGAGTGAGAATTATGATGAAAGGGGAAGCCAAAGGTATCTTGTGTATGATTACATGCCAAATGGGAACCTGGAGGACCATCTGTTTGTGTCATCAGACTCTCCGAAAGCAAAGGGATCATTGACATGGCCTGAGAGGAAAAGCATAATCTTGGATGTGGCAAAGGGGTTGGCCTATTTGCACTATGGAGTTAAACCTGCAATTTTCCATAGGGATATCAAAGCCACCAATATTCTACTTGATGCGGATATGAGGGCAAGAGTTGCTGATTTTGGTCTTGCCAAACAAAGCAGAGAGGGTCAGTCTCATCTGACAACCAGAGTGGCTGGAACTCATGGATATCTAGCTCCAGAATATGCACTCTATGGTCAGCTCACTGAGAAGAGTGATGTGTATAGTTTTGGTGTAGTTGTTCTTGAGATTATGTGTGGGAGAAAGGCTCTTGACTTGTCTTCATCAGGATCACCAAGGGCATTCTTGATCACAGATTGGGCCTGGTCACTGGTAAAGGCTGGCAAGTTAGAAGAGGCTCTAGATAATTCCCTGGTGAAGGATGAGAACTTTCCTAGCTCAAATCCTAAGAGCATAATGGAGAGGTTTTTGCTGGTGGGGATTCTATGCTCCCATGTCATGGTTGCTTTGAGGCCAACAATTGCTGATGCTTTGAAGATGTTGGAAGGTGACATTGAGGTTCCACAAATCCCAGATCGCCCTATGCCTCTTGGCCACCCTGCCTTTTACAATGATGCCAGTACTTTTAGCATATCTCCAGCATTAAGTGGCCTCAAGTTGCAAACTGGAGACATGCTCAGGTAATCAAGATGTTCCTTTATATTGCttaaaatgtagaaaaaaaaaaagaaaaaagttgaaGCTGCTTCCATTCTAAGGCGTGCCAAAGGGTCCAGTCAAATCATGTTTGGAACATCACGTAATAAACCGATGAGTGTCATCAAGGTACAAATAAAACTGCTCTTGAGAAAACTGATGAGTGCCTCGACAAATTCTATGCCAACTATGCAGAAACTTAGCAGTTAGCAGAGCTTCATTATGATCTGCTACCAAGGAAGATAAGGCTCATTTACATAGCTGAGAATAGGTGTATTGTAGGAACTTAGAACATAGGAAAAATGTCTTGTAAAAAGAAGTCtgcatttttctcttctcaattTTCTTGTGCAACAAAAGTCACAAATGAAAAAACTCttgtatataaagaaaaatgttaaagttGGCAGGATCATAGTTGGTTTCTTACAAGATAAAGTGATGTTGGATTGTTTTCTCAATTTCTGTGTTCCTCGGCCAAGTCTCTCTCAAATTTTTCTGAGTTAATTTTTCTATGCTACCTTATCTTAGATTTATGTACATAATTATCATTTTCCTGTGTTTAAAACAGGTCCATTAACGAGGGCTAAGTTCTTCAAAAGGATTTGCAAGTCCAGaattagcatttttttttcatatgcaGGCTATTCCACAGAGCaagagcatttttttttttgctcttCTTCCCTTGTAAAAACAGATTTTGTATATGAACACTTTGGATAACTCTGCAGATCTTGTAAAAATTCtgtacaaaatatatacaaggttttgaatttttttcatgttcctCTTCCAGATGTGGAcagcattattttttatttagtttacaTTTTCACATGATGTTatgatataaaacaaataacaagtATCATGGGGCaaacataaatgtttttaaattaggtATAAATAAAACAAGGTTTTGATTCTCATTAAATATATCTATCAGTTTATTGTATACTTGTTCCATTATGTATCTTTCATGGTATTAGTTTAGCTCCTCCATGCttccaataaataaataaatacacacGGAAGGATTACTTTAATGCCTTGTTctcttgagtggatttgagggagagtaattgagtgaatttgagaggatttgaagataattttttttgctgtttatttgagtaaatttggaggtaaacgaaagTGGATttggaattaaatttttttaatctgtcacataaattaaatcctacactatttctcacaaattttacttccaaattcactctcgtttacctccaaatttatcttcaaatcctctcaaatccactcaattactctccctcaaatccactcaagagAACAAGGCCTTAAGG
Above is a genomic segment from Vigna radiata var. radiata cultivar VC1973A chromosome 10, Vradiata_ver6, whole genome shotgun sequence containing:
- the LOC106775021 gene encoding probable receptor-like protein kinase At1g11050 yields the protein MKMLLLPLMFAVFSCMSLSSAAPSPSPTSTCPMDLNYVLRIPWNNSVCHNFQENLAARNGTDANTCCISLLSLFGVGLAQHLKETSQFQLPNLATSVSCMQDFQSKISSLSLPDNLVDSCFDPHQFVISPNICAGIQTISDWTKKLGQSTALNTACKPDLTDLPLCDVCVGAGLQVKQELISIDGNTSHSMDCFYFAILYAAGIVNEFGPESNGAVTCIFSMPVYSRGGSGGKSHQALVFGLTGAGVALLVMSSLLGLYVWCDRKHRRKKLDTFQFDFDPEEQGSRRRLRPNTGSIWFKIGELEKATDNFSSKNFIGRGGFGLVYKGTLPDGTVVAVKRILESDFQGDVEFCNEVEIISNLKHRNLVPLRGCCVAEESENYDERGSQRYLVYDYMPNGNLEDHLFVSSDSPKAKGSLTWPERKSIILDVAKGLAYLHYGVKPAIFHRDIKATNILLDADMRARVADFGLAKQSREGQSHLTTRVAGTHGYLAPEYALYGQLTEKSDVYSFGVVVLEIMCGRKALDLSSSGSPRAFLITDWAWSLVKAGKLEEALDNSLVKDENFPSSNPKSIMERFLLVGILCSHVMVALRPTIADALKMLEGDIEVPQIPDRPMPLGHPAFYNDASTFSISPALSGLKLQTGDMLRSINEG